From the Bacillus tuaregi genome, one window contains:
- a CDS encoding exonuclease domain-containing protein produces the protein MDFITIDFEIANNHLNSACSMGLAFVKNNTIIDEKYYLIQPPTLEFDEEMTRVHGLTAEDVREAKKFNEIWEEIKAYFTDIPVVAHNAQFDMSVLHSCLKTYSLELPEFPYICSIPISAKACGNEKVGQSLKDRLDYFQIELTDHHNAIADAVACAKLVTTCVEVKRKKSLQTYCKVHSSIPVKMFSELKPQVYFKMKKKTPNNRFKNRVAISEITASVDSYNEDHPLYGKNVVFTGDLETIDRKAAMQRVVDRGGLVKSGVSKKTNYLVVGQQDKTLVGSSGISSKEKKAYDLMEQGMDIIIIREAEFLSLIEE, from the coding sequence ATGGACTTTATCACAATCGATTTTGAAATAGCGAATAATCATCTAAACAGTGCCTGCTCAATGGGGCTGGCTTTTGTTAAAAATAATACGATCATCGATGAAAAATATTATCTCATTCAGCCACCAACCCTTGAGTTCGATGAGGAAATGACAAGGGTCCATGGTTTGACAGCTGAGGATGTGAGAGAGGCTAAGAAATTTAATGAAATATGGGAGGAGATTAAGGCGTATTTTACTGATATCCCTGTAGTGGCCCATAATGCCCAATTTGATATGAGCGTGCTCCACTCCTGCTTAAAGACGTACTCGCTGGAACTGCCGGAATTTCCCTATATTTGCAGCATTCCAATTAGTGCGAAAGCCTGCGGAAATGAAAAGGTTGGTCAGTCATTAAAAGACCGGCTCGATTATTTTCAAATTGAGCTTACAGACCATCACAATGCCATTGCAGATGCTGTGGCCTGCGCAAAGCTCGTGACTACATGTGTTGAAGTGAAGCGGAAGAAATCCTTACAGACCTATTGCAAGGTACACAGCAGCATACCGGTGAAAATGTTTTCGGAGCTAAAGCCACAAGTCTATTTTAAAATGAAAAAGAAAACTCCAAATAATAGGTTTAAAAACAGAGTTGCCATTTCTGAAATAACGGCATCTGTTGATAGCTATAATGAGGACCATCCTCTATATGGAAAAAATGTTGTCTTTACCGGTGACCTTGAAACCATTGATCGTAAAGCGGCTATGCAAAGGGTAGTCGACCGCGGCGGCCTGGTTAAAAGCGGTGTTAGCAAAAAAACCAATTATCTCGTTGTCGGACAGCAGGATAAAACCCTTGTCGGCAGCAGTGGCATTAGTTCAAAAGAGAAAAAAGCATATGACCTGATGGAGCAGGGTATGGATATTATCATCATTAGAGAAGCTGAGTTTCTAAGCTTAATAGAAGAATAA